Proteins co-encoded in one Desulfovibrio sp. Huiquan2017 genomic window:
- a CDS encoding glycosyltransferase family 1 protein: MKTYIFLPPVSKPTGGVTVLRQLADILHQSGREAFLVAREKGGWRPEGLADAAPVLEWQKLKLTESDVWVVPEGWINALAPGLYANAHCFSYVQNWAYLFSSMPEGVNWHSLPVEFLAVSDPVSQFIKETTCKDAPILRPGIDRTIYCAPESKPGGRVNVAFMPRKNKALVEQIRAIHEHRCGAHQVNWMPIDGLDAHGVAEALRAAHIFLATGFPEGCPLPPLEAMACGCLPVGFAGFGGWDYMRQLQAKPHYKPWIPLRKVPWKGNGLWCADSDVLDAALGLGEAVRLFQDKDPALMAALTAGQKTANAYSLEAQKAAVLGLWEQL, translated from the coding sequence ATGAAAACTTACATCTTCCTGCCGCCGGTCTCCAAGCCGACCGGGGGCGTCACCGTGCTTCGACAGTTGGCCGATATCCTGCATCAATCCGGGCGCGAGGCCTTTTTGGTGGCCCGGGAAAAGGGCGGATGGCGGCCCGAAGGGCTGGCCGACGCCGCTCCGGTGCTGGAGTGGCAGAAGCTGAAGCTGACCGAATCGGACGTCTGGGTGGTTCCCGAGGGGTGGATCAACGCTCTGGCCCCGGGGCTGTATGCCAATGCCCACTGCTTCAGCTATGTCCAGAATTGGGCCTATCTTTTCTCCTCCATGCCCGAGGGCGTGAACTGGCACAGTCTGCCCGTGGAATTTTTGGCCGTGTCCGATCCGGTTTCGCAATTCATCAAGGAAACCACCTGCAAGGACGCCCCGATCCTGCGCCCGGGCATCGACCGGACCATCTATTGCGCGCCCGAGTCAAAGCCGGGCGGGCGGGTGAACGTGGCCTTCATGCCGCGCAAGAACAAGGCCCTGGTGGAGCAAATCAGGGCCATTCACGAGCATCGTTGCGGGGCGCATCAGGTCAACTGGATGCCCATTGACGGCCTGGACGCCCACGGCGTGGCCGAGGCCCTGCGCGCGGCGCATATCTTTCTGGCCACGGGTTTTCCCGAAGGCTGTCCCCTGCCGCCGCTGGAGGCCATGGCCTGCGGCTGCCTGCCCGTGGGGTTCGCTGGATTCGGCGGCTGGGACTACATGCGCCAGTTGCAGGCCAAGCCGCACTACAAGCCGTGGATTCCCCTGCGCAAGGTCCCGTGGAAGGGCAACGGGCTGTGGTGCGCGGACAGCGACGTGCTCGACGCGGCTCTCGGCCTGGGCGAGGCCGTGCGCCTGTTCCAGGACAAGGACCCGGCCTTGATGGCCGCCCTGACTGCGGGCCAGAAGACCGCCAACGCCTATTCCCTCGAAGCGCAGAAAGCGGCCGTCCTCGGCCTGTGGGAACAACTGTGA
- a CDS encoding TatD family hydrolase, with amino-acid sequence MSKTKRPEPESLELPLVGVDSHAHLDLEDFDEDREEIIARAHASGVSRIVNVFLGPDAYERGRGLFDAHPEIDFLMGVHPNDADLLTDEIMERMRAHFRAEPRLKGVGEIGLDYYWERVPHNVQKDAFVRQIHLARELSLPIVIHSRDANGDTVEILEAEGFGGYPLLWHCFGAGMDLAERLVANGWYVSIPGTVTFRKISDDVQAAVARIPFERLLLETDCPYLAPEPWRGKRNHPALSVFTARRVAQIKGRSVEDVWRMAGDNARRFFGLQALECPAADK; translated from the coding sequence ATGTCCAAGACCAAACGCCCCGAACCCGAATCCCTGGAGCTGCCCCTGGTGGGGGTGGACTCCCACGCGCACCTGGACCTTGAGGATTTCGACGAGGACCGCGAGGAGATCATCGCCCGGGCTCACGCCTCGGGCGTGAGCCGCATCGTCAATGTATTCCTGGGGCCCGACGCCTATGAGCGCGGGCGCGGCCTGTTCGACGCGCATCCGGAGATCGATTTTCTCATGGGCGTGCACCCCAACGACGCGGATCTGCTGACCGATGAAATCATGGAGCGCATGCGTGCCCATTTCCGGGCGGAGCCGCGTCTCAAGGGGGTGGGCGAGATCGGCCTGGATTACTACTGGGAACGCGTGCCCCACAACGTCCAGAAGGACGCCTTCGTGCGCCAGATCCATCTTGCCCGGGAGCTTTCCCTGCCTATCGTCATTCACTCGCGCGACGCCAACGGCGATACCGTGGAAATTCTCGAAGCCGAAGGGTTCGGCGGCTACCCGCTGTTGTGGCATTGTTTCGGGGCGGGCATGGACCTGGCCGAGCGGCTGGTGGCCAACGGCTGGTATGTGTCCATCCCCGGCACGGTAACCTTCCGCAAGATTTCCGACGATGTGCAGGCCGCCGTGGCCCGCATTCCCTTCGAACGGCTGCTCCTCGAAACCGACTGCCCGTACCTCGCGCCCGAACCCTGGCGGGGCAAGCGCAACCATCCGGCGCTTTCGGTCTTCACCGCCCGGCGCGTGGCCCAGATCAAGGGCCGATCCGTGGAGGACGTCTGGCGCATGGCCGGGGACAACGCCCGGCGTTTCTTCGGTCTCCAGGCTCTGGAGTGCCCCGCAGCGGACAAATAA
- a CDS encoding transporter substrate-binding domain-containing protein: MLSVVLILCGAVLSVWASPARAEPRDRGHRLVFSTFPSGGLSALFNHILTEAYARLGYEIELQGYPAERALFMANEGLVDGEAGRVNVVEREYPMLVRVPTPLYVNRIAVLVGNADIDPAEGWGQFAHHRTCIRNGYKFLESKVKGTSCHHVSSYEKMLELLKNGRVEVALAEYFDILPVLDAQGLNGVRILDRPMASNPMYHYLNRKHAELVPLINDELRRMAAAGRMKEIELHMMREHYGNVTGIHPLLDAAP; the protein is encoded by the coding sequence GTGCTGTCGGTCGTCCTGATCCTGTGCGGAGCCGTTCTGTCGGTGTGGGCGTCCCCAGCCCGGGCGGAGCCCCGCGACCGCGGGCATCGGCTGGTCTTTTCCACTTTTCCGTCGGGCGGCCTGAGCGCATTGTTCAACCATATCCTGACCGAGGCCTACGCCCGGCTCGGCTATGAAATAGAGCTGCAAGGCTATCCGGCCGAGCGCGCTCTGTTCATGGCCAACGAGGGGCTGGTGGACGGCGAAGCGGGCCGGGTCAACGTGGTGGAGCGGGAATATCCGATGCTCGTTCGGGTGCCCACGCCCCTGTACGTCAACCGCATCGCGGTCCTGGTCGGGAACGCGGACATCGATCCGGCCGAGGGGTGGGGCCAGTTCGCCCACCACCGGACGTGCATCCGCAACGGCTACAAATTCTTGGAGAGCAAGGTAAAGGGGACGTCTTGCCACCACGTCTCTTCCTACGAGAAGATGCTTGAACTGCTCAAGAACGGCCGGGTGGAAGTGGCCCTGGCCGAATACTTCGACATCCTGCCCGTTCTGGATGCCCAGGGACTGAACGGGGTGCGCATCCTGGACAGGCCCATGGCCTCCAATCCCATGTACCATTATCTGAATAGGAAGCACGCTGAACTCGTGCCCTTGATTAACGACGAACTTCGCCGCATGGCCGCCGCGGGGCGGATGAAGGAAATCGAGCTGCACATGATGCGGGAGCATTACGGCAACGTCACGGGAATCCATCCCTTGCTCGACGCGGCTCCTTGA
- a CDS encoding DMT family transporter, which yields MNFLTPGMRFMLLGTFFFSFGSLFVKLAGSRLPAMEILFVRGVIGVGLCLFMLRKSGVGMFGRRKVLLAARGLLGFGAMFADFYAIVHLPLADALVLLFSHPVTVALLAWLLMGETLSKGGMVAILTSVAGVTLVCRPDFLFGTGSPDLDTWGLLAALLSVFLTSWAILAVRVLAKTERPVVVMLYPPIAISLLSPFFAEGWVMPTVSEWWVLCGVGLFMNVGQFFMTKGYAIESAARISGMATLEIVFAIIWSLMFLGEIPDLWTLGGGALIVSGILLLGRSGVRERLRESAAKAA from the coding sequence ATGAATTTTTTGACTCCGGGCATGCGTTTCATGCTGCTCGGCACCTTTTTCTTCTCTTTCGGCTCACTGTTCGTCAAGCTGGCCGGGAGCCGTCTGCCCGCTATGGAGATACTCTTCGTGCGCGGGGTCATCGGTGTGGGCCTGTGCCTGTTCATGCTGCGCAAGTCCGGGGTGGGCATGTTCGGCCGGCGCAAGGTCCTGCTGGCCGCGCGCGGTCTGCTCGGCTTCGGGGCCATGTTCGCCGACTTCTACGCCATCGTGCATCTGCCCCTGGCCGATGCGCTGGTGCTCCTTTTTTCGCATCCCGTGACCGTGGCCCTGCTGGCCTGGCTGCTCATGGGCGAGACCCTGTCCAAGGGCGGTATGGTCGCCATTCTGACATCCGTGGCCGGGGTGACCCTGGTCTGCCGTCCCGACTTCCTGTTCGGCACGGGCAGCCCCGATCTGGATACCTGGGGGCTTCTGGCCGCCTTGCTCAGCGTGTTCCTGACCTCCTGGGCCATCCTGGCCGTGCGCGTGCTGGCCAAGACCGAGCGGCCCGTGGTGGTCATGCTCTATCCGCCCATCGCCATATCCCTGCTTTCGCCGTTCTTCGCCGAGGGCTGGGTCATGCCGACCGTTTCCGAATGGTGGGTGCTGTGCGGGGTGGGGTTGTTCATGAACGTGGGTCAGTTCTTCATGACCAAGGGGTACGCCATCGAGTCCGCGGCGCGCATCAGCGGCATGGCCACCCTGGAGATCGTCTTCGCGATCATATGGAGCCTGATGTTTTTGGGGGAGATCCCGGACCTGTGGACTCTCGGCGGCGGGGCATTAATCGTCTCGGGCATCCTCCTGCTTGGGCGCAGCGGGGTCCGGGAACGGCTGAGGGAGAGCGCCGCGAAAGCGGCCTGA
- a CDS encoding PilZ domain-containing protein, producing MDNKRHSTRVNADFEAYIAVDEVVTPVSTRNLSLKGALLYGCEDCVAGAGCELHLPLSPGIRIVVNGEIVRVKGNYAAMSFKEMDELSFTFLHRLVTLNAEHPEEVDEELLRVFEKF from the coding sequence ATGGACAACAAGCGACACAGTACCCGCGTCAATGCCGACTTCGAAGCCTACATCGCCGTCGACGAGGTGGTCACGCCGGTATCCACCCGCAACCTGAGCCTCAAGGGCGCGCTTCTGTATGGCTGCGAGGACTGCGTGGCCGGGGCCGGCTGTGAGCTGCATCTGCCGCTCTCGCCCGGCATCCGCATCGTGGTCAACGGTGAGATCGTGCGCGTCAAGGGGAACTACGCGGCCATGTCCTTCAAGGAAATGGACGAACTCTCCTTCACCTTCCTGCACCGGCTGGTGACCCTCAACGCAGAGCACCCCGAAGAGGTGGACGAGGAACTTTTGCGGGTATTCGAGAAGTTCTGA
- a CDS encoding 4Fe-4S ferredoxin, protein MDIPSLAARLVGWMAVPENNSLGPGLDLPAFDAPLVGCAPGDDPLFDFLKRDIGPGFYWTPVEAFAHAFPGTEAVSTDLSVVSWVLPQTEHTRRAHARTGDMPSIEWSRARHYGEKVNEALRRFVVELFAEEGVEACAPALLPLWTRAESPKYGFASTWSERHTAHVCGLGTFGLSDGLITPRGKAIRVGSVVVRARLTPTPRTYTDHHEWCLFFAGGKCRACMKRCPAGAISEKGHDKVKCKTYIRSITAPYVEERQLGFRVNSCGLCQVRVPCEHRNPTARREG, encoded by the coding sequence ATGGATATTCCCTCTCTCGCCGCCCGCCTCGTCGGCTGGATGGCCGTTCCCGAAAATAATTCCTTGGGGCCGGGTCTGGATCTGCCCGCCTTCGACGCTCCGTTGGTCGGGTGCGCCCCGGGGGACGATCCGTTGTTCGATTTCCTCAAGCGGGATATCGGCCCCGGCTTCTATTGGACCCCGGTCGAGGCCTTTGCCCACGCCTTTCCCGGGACCGAAGCCGTCTCGACCGATCTGAGCGTGGTTTCCTGGGTTCTCCCCCAGACCGAGCACACCCGCCGGGCCCATGCCCGGACCGGAGACATGCCGAGCATCGAATGGAGCCGCGCCCGCCACTACGGCGAAAAGGTCAACGAGGCGCTTCGCCGGTTCGTGGTGGAGCTCTTTGCCGAGGAGGGGGTGGAGGCCTGCGCCCCGGCCCTGTTGCCATTGTGGACCCGGGCCGAGTCCCCCAAGTACGGATTCGCCTCCACCTGGTCCGAGCGGCATACGGCCCATGTCTGCGGCCTGGGCACCTTCGGCCTGTCGGACGGGCTGATCACGCCCCGGGGCAAGGCGATCCGCGTGGGGTCGGTGGTGGTGCGGGCTCGGCTGACGCCCACCCCGAGGACCTACACCGACCATCACGAGTGGTGCCTCTTCTTCGCCGGGGGCAAGTGCCGGGCGTGCATGAAGCGCTGTCCGGCCGGGGCCATCTCCGAAAAGGGGCACGACAAGGTCAAGTGCAAGACCTACATCCGCTCCATCACCGCCCCGTATGTGGAAGAGCGCCAACTGGGCTTCCGCGTCAACAGCTGCGGCCTGTGTCAGGTCCGCGTGCCGTGTGAACACCGCAACCCCACGGCCCGTCGGGAAGGATAG
- the glpX gene encoding class II fructose-bisphosphatase, producing MEAPQKNLALDLVRVTEAAALACARWLGKGDKIAADQAAVDAMRLCFNTLEIEGQIKIGEGEKDEAPMLYAGEKLGLGCGPKVDIAVDPLEGTNLLANGRPNAISVVGVAPAGAMFDPGPSFYMQKLVVPAHAKDVVDIEAPTGHNLKLIARALDKDVDDLVVFVLDKPRHKKLISDIREAGARIQLHTDGDITGSLMAIDPRCEVDVMMGTGGTPEGVLSAIAIRIMGGEMFAKLDPQKQNEKNALAEFGMDIRRVLTVSDLVKSDDLFFAATGISGGTFLKGVAYHGHGAETSSLVMRGKTGTIRYVEAIHNWDTLMRFSAVEYD from the coding sequence ATGGAAGCCCCACAGAAAAACCTCGCACTGGACCTTGTCCGTGTCACCGAAGCCGCCGCCCTGGCCTGCGCCCGCTGGCTCGGCAAGGGCGACAAGATCGCCGCCGACCAGGCAGCCGTCGACGCCATGCGTCTGTGCTTCAACACCCTGGAGATCGAAGGCCAGATCAAAATCGGCGAAGGCGAGAAGGACGAAGCGCCCATGCTCTACGCCGGTGAGAAACTCGGCCTGGGCTGCGGTCCCAAGGTAGACATCGCCGTGGACCCGCTGGAGGGCACCAACCTGCTGGCCAACGGCCGCCCCAACGCCATCTCCGTGGTCGGCGTGGCCCCGGCGGGCGCCATGTTCGATCCAGGCCCGAGCTTTTACATGCAGAAGCTGGTCGTCCCGGCCCACGCCAAAGACGTGGTGGACATCGAAGCTCCCACCGGCCACAACCTCAAGCTCATCGCCCGGGCGCTCGACAAGGATGTGGACGATTTGGTGGTCTTCGTCCTGGACAAGCCGCGCCACAAGAAACTCATCTCCGACATCCGCGAGGCGGGCGCGCGCATCCAGCTGCACACCGACGGCGACATCACCGGTTCGCTCATGGCCATCGACCCGCGCTGCGAAGTGGACGTCATGATGGGCACCGGCGGCACCCCCGAAGGCGTGCTCTCGGCCATCGCCATCCGCATCATGGGCGGCGAGATGTTCGCCAAGCTCGACCCGCAAAAGCAGAACGAGAAAAACGCCCTGGCCGAATTCGGCATGGACATCCGCCGGGTCCTGACCGTCAGCGACCTGGTCAAGTCCGACGACCTCTTCTTCGCGGCCACCGGCATCTCCGGCGGCACCTTCCTCAAGGGCGTGGCCTACCATGGCCACGGCGCCGAGACCTCGTCCCTGGTCATGCGCGGCAAGACCGGGACCATCCGCTACGTGGAAGCCATCCACAACTGGGATACGCTCATGCGCTTCTCGGCCGTGGAATACGACTAG